The Cloeon dipterum chromosome X, ieCloDipt1.1, whole genome shotgun sequence genome includes a window with the following:
- the LOC135945009 gene encoding E3 ubiquitin-protein ligase ZNRF2 → MGAKPSTAAGGASSPRARTFSASSSADVVNASASGFSLLRALPDLAGAVSSDRLRARSLSSVPQEAATGGGGRGLAISESPGETDSSSEEQPEQQVAAVAAAGLGIATPRVYAAHSLPSHIWNLNGIKCPVCSKFVLPDDIECHLVMCLTKPRLSYNEDVLTETKGECVICFDELEQGDTIARLPCLCIYHKQCIDKWFNINRSCPEHPGD, encoded by the exons ATGGGGGCCAAGCCGAGCACCGCCGCCGGGGGCGCCAGCAGCCCCAGGGCCCGAACCTTCTCTGCCTCGTCGAGCGCCGATGTTGTGAACGCGAGCGCCTCGGGCTTCAGCCTGCTCAGGGCGCTGCCAG ACCTTGCAGGCGCAGTATCCAGCGACCGGCTGCGGGCGCGATCGCTGTCCAGCGTGCCGCAGGAGGCGGCCACGgggggcggcggccgcggcctcGCCATATCCGAGAGTCCCGGCGAGACGGACTCGAGCTCCGAGGAGCAGCCGGAACAGCAGGTGGCCGCCGTCGCGGCCGCCGGCCTCGGCATCGCCACGCCGCGCGTCTACGCCGCCCACTCGCTGCCCTCGCACATCTGGAACCTTAATG GAATCAAGTGTCCAGTGTGCTCGAAATTCGTTCTGCCGGATGACATTGAGTGTCACCTTGTTATGTGCCTCACCAAACCGCGTCTCTCGTACAATG AGGACGTCTTGACCGAAACAAAGGGAGAGTGTGTGATTTGCTTCGACGAGCTGGAGCAAGGGGACACGATCGCCAGGCTACCCTGCCTCTGCATATATCACAAGCA